ACTGGTTCTTGAAAGTACTTATGGTGATCGCTTGCATGTGGGGCGCAAGGAGCGCCAAAAGAGTTTGTATGAGGTTGTCTTAAACGCGTTGTCAAACCGAGGCGCTATTTTAATACCTGCGTTCAGTATAGGCCGTACTCAAGAGCTTCTTTATGAACTTGAAGATTTGATTCATCGGCACCGCTCTCAGAATGTAACGGCAGAGTTGCCCTGGGATGATCTGGAAATCATTCTTGACTCTCCTCTCGCCAGTCGATTTACAGAAAAATTCAAACATCTTAAAGAGTATTGGGATGCTGAAGCGGGTCGTCGGCTGACACAGGGACGGCGTCCTCTTTCCTTTGATCAGCTTACTGTCATTGACAGCCATCAGGATCATCTTCAGGCGGTGGACTATATTCGCAGGAAAGCCCGCCCTTGTATTGTGATTGCAGCCAGTGGCATGTGTGCGGGTGGCAGAATAGAGGATTGGCTAAAAGCATTGCTGGGTGATGAGCGTACCGATGTGGTGTTTGTTGGTTATCAGGCGTCGGGAACACCGGGGAGAGATATTCAGAAATACGGGCCTCAACAGGGCTATGTCTATTTGGACGGCAAGCGCTATGCCATTGCCGCTCAAGTTCACACGTTAAGTGGCTATTCAGCTCATGGTGATCAGAAGAACCTGCTCGATTTTGTCAGGCGTATGCGCCGACCGCCGAAAAAAATATATCTTGTTCACGGCAGTGAAGAGGCAAAAGATTCCCTCAGGGGAAAACTGGAAAGTGTTTTTCCAGAGACACGGATTCTGATTCCGTGAGCTTTTACCGTAGCGTGACCCGGGTTCAGTTGATCTGTTTGAGTTGTAGTTGTCAGTGCTCAGACTGGCAGGCTATGTGACTCTTGGGTGTGTCCGACTGTCGTGTGATGCTACGGTTAGTCCTTGGTGGAGTTGTTTAAATACGAACTGTTTTTTCTTGAGAGAGTCCTTTTGAATCACGTTGTTTTTCTGAAAAAACTGGATGCACTCATTGGCCCACTCCTGGCACGGCTTTTCCCGCGGTCTTCTGCGGTGACACTGCCACTTGACCAGATAAAAAGCGTTTTATTTATACGACCAGGGGGGATTGGTGACGCAGCATTGCTTATCCCAACGATTCGGGCCTTGAAGGTTGCCTGCCCGCAAGCACGAGTTGAGGTCTTGTCGGAAAGACGGAATTGTGCGGTGTGGAGTATGTGTTCTGAGGTCGAAAAGAATTATTGTTATGACCTGCCGGGAGATTGGCCAAAATTTTGTTTAAAAAAGTATGACCTGATTGTCGATACGGAGCAATGGTATTATCTTTCCGCCATTATTGGCCGGATGTTAAGAGCGCGCTGCCGGTGTGGTTTTGCAACGAATTTGCGTGGGCGATTGTTTTCGGTGACGGCTGAATATCGTCAGGATGATTATGAGCCGATCAGTTTTTATCACTTGCTTGATGCGTTGTCGATCTCACGTCCCAATGAGATTCCTGAAGCCTTTTTAAAGGTTTCGCAAGACGCAACACGAGCTGTTGGGAATATGCTGGAAGGTGTGCAAACACCCTTTGTTGCGTTTTTTCCTGGTGCGAGCGTTGTAGAGAAGTGTTGGGCTGTCGATAAGTTTCGTGCCGTTGCCAAGCATGTACGAGATATTGGGTTTGGTGTCGTGCTGGTTGGTGGGCCTCAGGAGCGTGATGTCGCAGAGCAGATTTTGCCTTCAATGGGAGGTGCAGTCAATTTTGCTGGATGCTTAAGCTTGATGGAAACCGCGGCTGTTCTTGAAAAAGCACAATTAGTCATTTCTGGGGATTCGGGATTGCTCCATCTTGCCTTAGGGGTAGGGGGTAAGACCATTTCTGTTTTTGGTCCGACCAACGATAAAAAGTGGGCGCCAAGGGGAAATGGACACCATGTTGTCAAATGCGCTGTGCCGTGTTCACCCTGTGCCCGTTATGGTACGATCCCGACGTGCCTTTATGATTGTCGTTGTATGAATGGAATTAAAAGTGAACAGGTTCTTGCCGCAATAGACAGCGCGTTGTTGCCCAAGGCTTAATTTTTTGACTGAAGGTTTTTTATGCCGCCCTTGTTTTTTATCTGGTGCCAGATTACTTCTTTTGTTTTAGGGGCAGTGGTGGGTTCTTTTCTGAATGTCTGTATCTTTCGAATCCCTGCTGGTGTTTCTGTTGTCCGTCCTGCATCACATTGTCCGTCGTGCCAGACACCAATCCGTTGGTACCACAATATTCCGATTTTTACCTGGTTACTGTTGCGAGGACGATGTGCCTATTGTGGCCAGACGTTTTCATGGCGGTATCCTTTTGTCGAGTTGCTGACAGGTGTTCTTTATTGGCTTGTTTTTTACTATGCAGGCCTGACCCTGTTGACGCCGGTTTACTGGTTATTTATTTCTGCTCTGATCGTGGTCACCTTTATTGACCTCGACCATCAGATTATTCCAAATGTGATTACCTATCCGGGAATTCCGCTTGGGTTCATCTGTTCGTTTGCGATTCCCTGGGTGTCGTGGCAGGACTCTTTGCTGGGGATTCTTGTTGGTGGCGGCAGTCTGTGGCTGGTTGCTTTTATTTATCAAGTCATCACCAAGAGAGAAGGGATGGGCTTTGGTGACGTTAAATTGCTCGCCATGATAGGCGCTTTCTGTGGTTGGCGCGTTATTTTTCCTGTAATCTTCATAAGTTCACTGCTCGGAACTCTGGTTGGGGTGCCATTGATGATGGTTAAGAAAGGTGATTCAAGAATGGCGCTGCCATTCGGACCT
This is a stretch of genomic DNA from uncultured Desulfuromonas sp.. It encodes these proteins:
- a CDS encoding MBL fold metallo-hydrolase, giving the protein MTDAFSLLIDCGLFQGSEGQSQEIDFSVESVVALVVTHVHIDHVGRLPYLLAAGFSGPIYCSAASAALLPLVLEDALKINFTRDSKLIEEFLQRLEQQLVPLDYGVWQSVSGDGHHVRVKLKPAGHILGSAYVECDVLGRRVVFSGDLGAPYAPLLAAPRSPYYADELVLESTYGDRLHVGRKERQKSLYEVVLNALSNRGAILIPAFSIGRTQELLYELEDLIHRHRSQNVTAELPWDDLEIILDSPLASRFTEKFKHLKEYWDAEAGRRLTQGRRPLSFDQLTVIDSHQDHLQAVDYIRRKARPCIVIAASGMCAGGRIEDWLKALLGDERTDVVFVGYQASGTPGRDIQKYGPQQGYVYLDGKRYAIAAQVHTLSGYSAHGDQKNLLDFVRRMRRPPKKIYLVHGSEEAKDSLRGKLESVFPETRILIP
- a CDS encoding glycosyltransferase family 9 protein yields the protein MCSEVEKNYCYDLPGDWPKFCLKKYDLIVDTEQWYYLSAIIGRMLRARCRCGFATNLRGRLFSVTAEYRQDDYEPISFYHLLDALSISRPNEIPEAFLKVSQDATRAVGNMLEGVQTPFVAFFPGASVVEKCWAVDKFRAVAKHVRDIGFGVVLVGGPQERDVAEQILPSMGGAVNFAGCLSLMETAAVLEKAQLVISGDSGLLHLALGVGGKTISVFGPTNDKKWAPRGNGHHVVKCAVPCSPCARYGTIPTCLYDCRCMNGIKSEQVLAAIDSALLPKA
- a CDS encoding prepilin peptidase — its product is MFFIWCQITSFVLGAVVGSFLNVCIFRIPAGVSVVRPASHCPSCQTPIRWYHNIPIFTWLLLRGRCAYCGQTFSWRYPFVELLTGVLYWLVFYYAGLTLLTPVYWLFISALIVVTFIDLDHQIIPNVITYPGIPLGFICSFAIPWVSWQDSLLGILVGGGSLWLVAFIYQVITKREGMGFGDVKLLAMIGAFCGWRVIFPVIFISSLLGTLVGVPLMMVKKGDSRMALPFGPFLVLGTLIYLFWGGTLVNWYFNLFVR